From one Salinibacterium hongtaonis genomic stretch:
- a CDS encoding IclR family transcriptional regulator, whose translation MSTAVPRAFSVLELLVTSPSGLPLGKIAEELAIPPSATHRIVTELVDLGYLRSDSEGNYALGLQLVSQALRHLASIPLVELARPTLDQLAELSGELVRLSIPDGDHLVWVAKSQGARGGLRYDPDAGREARFARTSSGLAWLSALPEDQAIARLQAQGFERDDDSRSSGPRDLDEALAAVREARERGFAFTDSTHELGIAAVAVPVSRADGTPAAVLSIAGPSVRLTRERALELVPHLFRGREDLAVLADSTLHA comes from the coding sequence ATGAGTACAGCCGTACCCAGGGCGTTTTCTGTACTGGAGCTTCTCGTGACCAGCCCCTCCGGTCTCCCGCTCGGTAAGATTGCGGAGGAACTAGCGATACCGCCGAGCGCAACGCATCGCATCGTCACCGAGTTGGTTGATCTCGGGTATCTTCGCTCGGACTCCGAGGGCAACTACGCGCTTGGCCTACAGCTCGTCTCGCAGGCGCTGCGTCACCTCGCGAGCATTCCGCTCGTGGAGCTTGCCAGGCCCACGCTCGACCAGCTCGCCGAACTCTCGGGCGAACTGGTGAGGCTCAGCATCCCCGACGGCGACCACCTTGTCTGGGTCGCAAAGTCGCAGGGCGCCCGCGGCGGGCTGCGCTACGACCCCGACGCCGGTCGCGAGGCGCGGTTTGCGCGCACCTCGAGCGGGCTCGCTTGGCTCTCTGCCCTGCCGGAAGATCAAGCGATCGCCCGACTACAGGCGCAGGGTTTCGAAAGAGACGACGATTCCAGATCGTCGGGCCCGCGTGATCTCGATGAGGCATTGGCCGCAGTGCGCGAAGCCCGCGAACGGGGTTTCGCCTTCACGGACTCAACTCATGAGCTTGGTATCGCGGCGGTCGCAGTGCCCGTCTCGCGCGCCGATGGCACTCCAGCAGCGGTACTGAGCATTGCGGGACCTAGTGTGCGACTCACCAGGGAGCGCGCCCTTGAGCTTGTGCCCCACCTCTTCCGCGGTCGTGAGGACCTCGCGGTACTGGCGGATTCCACCCTGCACGCCTGA
- a CDS encoding MFS transporter encodes MSKNSTAFLALLGIVLLALNMRAVLGNISPIVVQISRDIPLSSAALAILGGLPPVVFAVSGLLVPLLSRVLRIEALILFSLGLIVLGNVGRGLAADLGSLMVATGVVLAGIGVANVLLPALVKKYFPSHIVLVTAFSMSTMAIGTSAPAISSHSLTEALGWQFALGVWAAFAAVALVPWILLAARARRDGSATIVHLAGLNRPRVSGNVARSRTAWALLLVFALAQVNIYAMFAWLPTVLVDTAGMPWATTGVMLGVYALMGVVASVLVATFARRMRNPSPLMYVGIACFSGGYGGLLLAPTAAPWLWVALAGVGPTVMHICLMLVGLRSRTHDGAVALSSFMQGFGYAAGAAGPLVMGLLHGLTDGWALPLVLGVCTALVMVLGVAALRKDRFVEDEWARRN; translated from the coding sequence ATGAGCAAGAATTCCACTGCATTTCTCGCACTTCTCGGCATCGTCCTGCTCGCGCTAAACATGCGAGCGGTGCTGGGTAACATCTCGCCCATCGTTGTGCAGATCTCACGCGACATCCCGCTTTCGAGCGCTGCCCTCGCCATCTTGGGTGGACTCCCGCCCGTTGTGTTCGCGGTTTCCGGGCTCCTGGTGCCCCTGCTGAGCAGGGTTCTGCGGATCGAAGCCCTCATCCTTTTCAGCCTCGGACTCATCGTGCTCGGCAATGTCGGGCGTGGCCTCGCCGCCGACCTGGGATCGCTGATGGTTGCCACCGGTGTCGTCCTCGCCGGGATCGGAGTAGCAAACGTCTTGCTCCCGGCGCTTGTCAAGAAGTACTTCCCCTCGCACATTGTGCTGGTGACCGCGTTCTCGATGTCGACAATGGCGATCGGCACCAGCGCGCCAGCGATTTCCTCTCATTCGCTCACCGAGGCCCTGGGGTGGCAGTTCGCCCTTGGCGTGTGGGCTGCCTTCGCCGCGGTCGCGCTAGTGCCGTGGATCTTGCTTGCTGCGCGCGCTAGAAGGGATGGCTCTGCTACCATCGTGCACCTGGCAGGTCTGAACAGGCCGCGAGTCTCGGGGAATGTCGCCCGCTCCCGCACGGCCTGGGCGCTACTGCTTGTGTTCGCGCTGGCGCAGGTCAACATCTATGCGATGTTCGCGTGGTTGCCAACGGTGCTGGTAGACACCGCGGGTATGCCGTGGGCGACCACGGGGGTCATGCTCGGGGTCTACGCACTCATGGGAGTCGTCGCCAGTGTGCTCGTCGCCACCTTTGCTCGCCGCATGCGCAACCCGTCCCCTCTGATGTACGTCGGCATCGCCTGCTTTTCGGGCGGCTACGGTGGCCTGCTCCTTGCCCCAACCGCCGCCCCTTGGTTGTGGGTGGCGCTCGCCGGAGTCGGGCCCACCGTCATGCACATCTGTCTCATGCTGGTCGGTCTGCGATCGCGCACTCATGACGGGGCGGTGGCATTGAGTTCGTTCATGCAGGGGTTCGGCTATGCGGCAGGCGCGGCTGGGCCATTGGTGATGGGCCTTCTGCACGGGCTAACGGATGGCTGGGCGCTGCCGCTCGTTCTGGGAGTCTGCACCGCGCTCGTCATGGTGCTGGGCGTTGCCGCTCTGAGGAAAGACCGCTTTGTAGAGGACGAGTGGGCGCGCCGCAACTGA
- a CDS encoding NAD-dependent epimerase/dehydratase family protein, whose amino-acid sequence MTPRTVAVTGGNGFIGAWVLKNILDRGHRPVVLDLTPPGPFVLELLGTQAEELEWVTGDIRDGDEVSAVIGRADAVVHLAGVLTPFCRANPIEGVKINVIGSTNVFGAAVAAGIQGVSYASSAAVYSGEGLDLAPTSLYGATKLSAELLATAFAHEFGLDSMGLRPFVVYGPGREAGASAGVSLACRAAAHGEEYEIAFGGMTDAVHVVDVADAFVVSALKPLAGAHSCSVSGALVSVGEIASTIGDLVPGARISVGGEDLGIHPDISEFDLRTRRTDFVHTDLRDGLAHTINAYSA is encoded by the coding sequence GTGACGCCGCGCACCGTCGCTGTGACGGGCGGCAACGGATTCATCGGTGCTTGGGTTCTCAAGAACATCCTCGATCGCGGCCATCGACCGGTGGTCCTTGACCTGACCCCACCAGGGCCATTCGTGCTCGAGCTGCTCGGCACGCAAGCTGAGGAACTCGAGTGGGTCACGGGCGATATTCGCGACGGGGACGAAGTTTCTGCTGTGATTGGTCGCGCGGACGCCGTCGTGCACCTCGCGGGGGTGCTCACTCCGTTCTGCCGGGCCAACCCCATCGAGGGTGTAAAAATCAACGTGATCGGCTCAACTAACGTCTTCGGGGCAGCGGTGGCCGCGGGAATTCAGGGTGTTTCCTATGCGAGCAGTGCCGCCGTTTACTCGGGGGAAGGGCTCGATCTGGCGCCCACCTCGCTCTATGGCGCGACTAAGCTGTCGGCCGAGCTATTGGCAACCGCCTTCGCGCACGAATTCGGTCTCGACTCCATGGGCCTCCGCCCGTTCGTCGTGTATGGGCCCGGCCGAGAGGCAGGGGCCAGCGCTGGTGTCTCGCTCGCCTGTCGCGCTGCGGCTCACGGTGAGGAGTACGAGATCGCGTTCGGGGGGATGACCGACGCGGTCCATGTCGTGGATGTCGCCGACGCCTTCGTCGTCAGCGCGCTCAAGCCTCTCGCCGGCGCGCACTCGTGCAGCGTCTCTGGTGCACTGGTTTCAGTCGGCGAAATCGCGAGCACGATCGGCGACCTCGTTCCAGGGGCTCGCATCTCCGTCGGGGGAGAAGACCTGGGCATACACCCCGACATCTCGGAGTTCGACCTGCGCACAAGGCGCACCGACTTCGTTCATACAGACCTGCGCGACGGGCTCGCCCACACGATCAACGCGTACAGCGCTTAA
- a CDS encoding TRAP transporter small permease, giving the protein MSTITQPSALERIQAVISKAEMGLGILMMVGVGVGVTLQVLQRYLSLTGVGWSGELAMMSLVVLSLLTAGYLAARDEHITLEFIDGVLTKKGIAIVWLISRVLVIVISLAFAWAGLMLVNSGVTGNMASVAVPKAPFFAAAALGFILVAFDLVLDLVIKRGRMPQRSLTHEVQAIS; this is encoded by the coding sequence ATGTCGACCATCACCCAGCCGTCAGCGCTTGAGCGCATTCAGGCGGTTATCTCGAAAGCGGAGATGGGCCTAGGCATCCTCATGATGGTCGGCGTCGGGGTGGGGGTAACGCTGCAGGTCCTGCAGCGTTACCTCAGCCTCACGGGCGTCGGCTGGTCTGGCGAGCTCGCCATGATGTCGCTCGTCGTGCTCTCCCTGCTCACGGCCGGCTATCTCGCGGCGCGGGATGAGCACATCACACTTGAGTTCATCGACGGCGTCCTCACCAAAAAGGGCATCGCGATCGTGTGGCTCATCTCGCGGGTACTCGTCATCGTGATCTCGCTCGCCTTCGCGTGGGCGGGGCTCATGCTCGTCAATTCGGGTGTCACGGGCAACATGGCCAGCGTCGCTGTTCCCAAAGCCCCGTTCTTCGCCGCTGCGGCGCTGGGCTTTATTCTCGTTGCCTTCGACCTCGTGCTCGACCTCGTGATCAAACGGGGCCGCATGCCGCAGAGGTCCCTCACCCACGAGGTACAAGCGATCTCCTGA
- a CDS encoding zinc-dependent alcohol dehydrogenase, translating to MKAIALTATERAGVIDVDSEVAAGDGEVVIRMRGLGLCGSDLSRFLGHRAVPQHPWVIGHEGFGTIIAVGDNVDPSRVGETVVVEPIIGCGHCRQCTRGSSSLCGERRVLGMTEAGIGAELVALPSSHVHVVPVDWSPSIMGCVEPLAVAVKAVEMARVADDADVLIVGGGAQGIFIAMILQGRGIRVTVAEISTEKASFVASLGIPLASEGGAHDWVFEASGSAGGWRRALGSVAPGGAIVLVGMGAAPIEFTSEDLVLRQVRILTSYVYDHPGGFHSAIEAITSGAVDPTRVVSAVIDAEDVQAGYRHALESAGKVVLSFENWGTA from the coding sequence ATGAAGGCCATCGCGCTCACGGCGACCGAGCGGGCCGGGGTGATCGACGTCGATTCCGAGGTCGCCGCCGGTGACGGCGAGGTTGTGATTCGGATGCGCGGGCTCGGCCTGTGCGGCTCCGACCTGAGCCGTTTTTTGGGTCACCGGGCCGTGCCCCAGCACCCCTGGGTGATCGGGCACGAGGGCTTCGGCACGATCATCGCGGTCGGTGACAACGTCGACCCGTCTCGGGTTGGCGAAACTGTTGTGGTCGAGCCGATCATCGGCTGCGGTCATTGCCGCCAGTGCACCCGCGGCTCTTCTTCCCTCTGTGGGGAGCGCCGGGTGCTCGGCATGACGGAGGCGGGTATTGGCGCGGAGCTTGTGGCGTTGCCCAGCAGTCACGTCCATGTAGTTCCGGTGGACTGGTCGCCCAGCATTATGGGCTGCGTGGAACCTCTTGCCGTCGCAGTCAAAGCTGTTGAGATGGCCCGCGTTGCCGACGACGCCGATGTGCTGATCGTGGGAGGTGGCGCGCAAGGCATCTTCATCGCGATGATCCTCCAGGGACGCGGCATTCGGGTGACCGTCGCGGAAATTAGCACCGAGAAGGCGAGTTTCGTGGCGTCCCTGGGCATTCCTCTCGCGAGTGAGGGAGGCGCCCACGACTGGGTATTCGAAGCATCGGGCTCCGCAGGAGGGTGGCGCCGGGCGCTGGGCTCTGTTGCTCCGGGGGGAGCCATTGTGCTCGTCGGCATGGGCGCAGCGCCAATCGAATTCACCAGTGAAGACCTCGTGCTGCGACAGGTGCGCATACTCACGAGCTATGTGTACGACCACCCGGGCGGCTTTCACAGCGCGATCGAAGCGATTACCTCGGGTGCAGTGGATCCCACGCGGGTAGTCTCGGCCGTCATCGACGCGGAGGATGTGCAGGCTGGTTATCGGCACGCCCTGGAGTCCGCAGGCAAGGTCGTCCTCTCGTTCGAGAACTGGGGCACCGCGTGA
- a CDS encoding IclR family transcriptional regulator produces MTSVLPRTMGVLSLLVGRADGLTLGEIAAKLDIPKSAAHRTLADLIDLGLVAQERLQGRYHLGLRFISLALTQLENIPPAAVAGPVLDRLAKATGELARFGLPDGDRIVWVAKRQGSHGGLRFDSDSGGAAKLIRTSTGLAWLSTMPEGRARALIESEGFDDLENYGPEGPSTLEEALAGVSVVRESGFSFTDSTWELGIAALAVPVGHPALGVLVVAGPSVRLPRERALELVPVVRAAAEELERAVVAWSN; encoded by the coding sequence GTGACTTCAGTGCTTCCGCGCACGATGGGGGTGCTCTCGCTGCTCGTAGGCAGGGCTGACGGGTTGACCCTAGGAGAGATCGCGGCCAAGCTCGACATCCCGAAGAGCGCGGCCCATCGCACACTTGCCGACCTCATCGACCTCGGGCTCGTAGCACAGGAGCGGCTGCAGGGGAGATATCACCTCGGGCTGCGGTTTATTTCGCTCGCCCTCACACAGCTCGAGAACATCCCGCCGGCAGCCGTCGCCGGTCCAGTCCTAGATCGCCTCGCAAAAGCTACGGGGGAACTCGCCCGTTTCGGGCTGCCGGACGGGGACCGCATCGTTTGGGTAGCCAAGCGTCAGGGCTCACACGGTGGCCTGCGCTTTGACTCCGACTCCGGTGGCGCCGCGAAGCTCATCCGCACCTCCACCGGGCTCGCCTGGTTGTCCACCATGCCGGAGGGTCGCGCGAGAGCGCTGATCGAATCCGAGGGGTTCGACGATCTGGAGAATTACGGGCCCGAAGGGCCGTCCACGCTCGAGGAGGCCCTCGCTGGGGTCTCTGTGGTGCGGGAGTCCGGTTTCAGCTTTACCGATTCCACTTGGGAGCTGGGCATTGCGGCGCTTGCGGTGCCCGTGGGACACCCGGCACTGGGGGTGCTCGTCGTGGCAGGGCCGAGCGTGCGCCTCCCGCGAGAGAGAGCATTGGAACTCGTGCCCGTCGTTCGAGCGGCGGCCGAAGAGCTTGAACGCGCGGTTGTCGCGTGGTCCAACTAG
- a CDS encoding sugar phosphate isomerase/epimerase family protein → MSITVPTRIGIAPLSAVTATAREYLEAAARARFDFVGLRLSPVTAADVVYTPGNAAFAELKSLVADSGLDVFDIEVFSLTPQTRRDDWLPLLEMTADLGASLLNIVGDDPDSAALTELIAELCADSAPLGITPVIEPIAYRPMNSYSLAVQIARATGCAVELDALHVFRTGTDLSVVTQNRDLFPILQLCDAPAEVPIWGDSRPAAASPVDEDMLIESRFNRLLPGRGAAPLAAMREAVAPGTPVALEVPNLDLQARYSVDDYFALLHQEGVSFVGE, encoded by the coding sequence ATGAGTATCACCGTGCCTACTCGAATCGGGATCGCCCCGCTCAGCGCGGTGACGGCGACCGCGCGGGAATACCTCGAGGCGGCGGCCCGTGCGCGCTTCGACTTCGTGGGGCTCCGACTCTCGCCCGTGACGGCGGCAGACGTCGTTTATACGCCGGGAAATGCGGCGTTCGCAGAGCTCAAATCCCTCGTAGCCGACAGCGGCCTGGATGTGTTTGACATCGAGGTCTTCTCTCTTACCCCGCAGACTCGGCGCGACGACTGGCTCCCCCTGCTCGAAATGACCGCCGACCTTGGAGCATCGCTTCTGAACATCGTGGGTGACGACCCTGACTCCGCAGCACTCACCGAGCTCATCGCCGAGTTGTGCGCGGATTCTGCTCCCCTCGGCATCACACCGGTGATCGAACCGATCGCCTATCGCCCCATGAACTCCTATTCGCTCGCAGTGCAGATCGCCCGAGCGACCGGGTGTGCAGTCGAACTCGATGCGTTGCACGTCTTTCGTACCGGCACTGACCTTTCGGTGGTTACACAGAACCGCGACCTCTTCCCCATCTTGCAGCTGTGTGATGCCCCCGCAGAGGTGCCTATCTGGGGTGACTCCCGGCCTGCGGCCGCAAGCCCGGTGGACGAGGACATGCTAATCGAGTCGCGATTCAACCGTCTGTTGCCGGGCCGCGGTGCTGCGCCTCTCGCCGCCATGCGTGAAGCTGTCGCGCCGGGCACTCCGGTTGCACTCGAGGTGCCCAATCTGGATCTACAGGCTCGCTATAGCGTCGACGACTACTTCGCCCTGCTCCACCAAGAGGGCGTCTCATTCGTCGGCGAGTGA
- a CDS encoding DEAD/DEAH box helicase yields the protein MPNFSQNGSASGRPAKKFDSNRGPQSGSRSPGHRGFNANSEAPKKRWSADDRAARTGDRKPSADRRPDWTPREERPSSDRPSYGDRTNRTGRPSYERTERPSYGDRPQRSERPSYGDRPQRSERPSYGDRPARTERPAYGDRPAYNKDRGDRPAYNRGENRTDSRSDNRGERPSYGDRPQRTERPSYGDRPQRSERPSYGDRPQRSERPSYGDRPARTERPAYGDRPAYNKDRGDRPAYNRGENRTDSRSDNRGERPSYGDRPARTERPSYGDRPQRTERPSYGDRPQRTERPSYGDRPARSFDDRPKRDSDFYPNREAKSFAKQDDVVLERLEAQVVTAGDVEGKTFGDLGLGDNITRQLAAMGAAAPFAIQAATIPDVLAGRDVLGRGKTGSGKTIAFGAPLVERLMANNGGKKVGRTEGRKPRALILAPTRELAMQIDRTVQPIARSVGMHTTTIVGGVPQQKQVMTLRRGVDIVIATPGRVEDLIDQGKLDLSEVVVTVLDEADHMCDLGFLEPVQRILQHTKQGGQKLLFSATLDKGVATLVKQFLVNPAVHEVAGEDQASSTIDHRVLLIEQRDKRAIIEQLAGGEGKTLVFARTRAFAEELADMLDGAGIPATSLHGDLNQSRRTRNLQMLTSGRVNVLVATDVAARGIHVDDISLVIQADPPEEYKTYLHRSGRTGRAGKKGTVVTLTTRNRHRRVDEMLGRAEINASVHNVAPGDQLLDTLAAL from the coding sequence ATGCCCAATTTCTCCCAAAATGGGTCGGCATCAGGCCGCCCCGCCAAGAAGTTCGACAGCAACCGCGGCCCGCAGTCCGGCAGCCGCAGCCCCGGACACCGCGGCTTCAACGCCAACAGCGAAGCGCCCAAGAAGCGCTGGTCCGCCGATGATCGCGCCGCCCGCACGGGTGACCGCAAGCCCTCCGCCGACCGCCGCCCCGATTGGACTCCCCGCGAAGAGCGCCCCAGCTCCGACCGCCCGTCATACGGCGACCGCACCAACCGCACCGGCCGTCCCTCGTACGAGCGCACCGAGCGTCCCTCCTATGGTGACCGCCCGCAGCGCTCTGAGCGTCCCTCTTACGGTGACCGCCCGCAGCGCAGCGAGCGCCCGTCGTATGGTGACCGTCCGGCCCGCACGGAGCGTCCCGCCTACGGTGACCGCCCGGCGTACAACAAGGATCGTGGTGACCGCCCGGCATACAACCGTGGCGAGAACCGCACCGATAGCCGTTCCGACAACCGTGGCGAGCGTCCCTCCTATGGTGACCGTCCGCAGCGCACGGAGCGTCCCTCTTATGGTGACCGCCCGCAGCGCTCCGAGCGTCCCTCTTATGGTGACCGCCCGCAGCGTTCCGAGCGTCCGTCGTATGGTGACCGTCCGGCCCGCACCGAGCGTCCCGCCTACGGCGATCGCCCGGCGTACAACAAGGATCGTGGTGACCGCCCGGCATACAACCGTGGCGAGAACCGCACCGATAGCCGTTCCGACAACCGTGGCGAGCGTCCCTCGTACGGTGACCGTCCGGCTCGCACCGAGCGCCCGTCTTACGGTGACCGCCCGCAGCGCACCGAGCGTCCGTCCTACGGTGACCGCCCGCAGCGCACCGAGCGTCCCTCTTACGGTGACCGCCCGGCTCGAAGCTTCGACGACCGCCCCAAGCGCGACTCGGACTTCTACCCGAACCGCGAGGCAAAGTCGTTCGCCAAGCAGGATGACGTCGTTCTTGAGCGCCTAGAGGCACAGGTCGTCACCGCAGGCGATGTCGAGGGCAAGACGTTCGGTGACCTGGGTCTGGGCGACAACATCACCCGTCAGCTCGCCGCGATGGGTGCGGCCGCGCCGTTCGCCATCCAGGCAGCGACCATCCCCGACGTGCTTGCTGGTCGCGACGTTCTCGGCCGCGGCAAGACGGGCTCCGGCAAGACGATTGCCTTCGGTGCCCCTCTTGTCGAGCGCCTCATGGCGAACAATGGCGGAAAAAAGGTCGGCCGCACCGAGGGTCGCAAGCCCCGTGCGCTCATCCTCGCTCCGACCCGTGAGCTCGCGATGCAGATCGACCGCACCGTGCAGCCCATCGCCCGCAGCGTTGGAATGCACACCACCACGATCGTCGGTGGCGTTCCGCAGCAGAAGCAGGTTATGACCCTCCGCCGTGGCGTCGACATCGTCATCGCGACCCCCGGTCGCGTTGAGGACCTCATCGACCAGGGCAAGCTCGACCTCAGCGAGGTCGTGGTCACGGTTCTCGACGAGGCCGACCACATGTGCGACCTCGGGTTCCTCGAGCCCGTGCAGCGCATCCTGCAGCACACCAAGCAGGGCGGCCAGAAACTTCTCTTCTCGGCAACCCTCGACAAGGGTGTCGCCACGCTCGTCAAGCAGTTCCTCGTGAACCCTGCCGTGCACGAGGTCGCTGGTGAAGACCAGGCGTCGTCCACGATCGACCACCGCGTTCTCCTCATTGAGCAGCGCGACAAGCGTGCCATCATCGAGCAGCTCGCCGGTGGCGAGGGCAAGACGCTCGTCTTTGCCCGCACTCGCGCATTTGCCGAGGAGCTTGCCGACATGCTCGACGGTGCCGGCATCCCGGCAACGTCGCTGCACGGTGACCTCAACCAGAGCCGGCGCACGCGCAACCTGCAGATGCTCACGAGTGGCCGAGTGAATGTGCTCGTCGCTACGGATGTTGCTGCCCGCGGCATCCACGTCGATGACATTTCGCTCGTCATCCAGGCTGACCCGCCGGAGGAGTACAAGACGTACCTCCACCGCTCCGGGCGCACGGGCCGTGCCGGCAAGAAGGGCACCGTCGTCACGCTGACCACGCGCAACCGTCACCGCAGGGTCGACGAGATGCTGGGCCGCGCCGAGATCAACGCGTCCGTACACAATGTCGCCCCCGGCGACCAGCTGCTCGACACGCTCGCCGCTCTGTAA
- a CDS encoding TRAP transporter large permease: protein MELPVLIASMFVLLALRVPIAFAILGPSMLYLSLNGFAPDLSFRLAIEGIESWPLLAVPLFVLVGAAANHSGIAERLFDLVLDMMGKVRGALGYVNVTASLGFSWMSGASLADVAGLGSVEVKQMQKRGYSDMFSAGVTTASSLIGPIMPPSIPAIVYASIAGVSTGAMFLAGIVPALVMFLILCLTVFLFTFRRPDLAGEPFNAKRLWRSAKRAVLPMIVPVIIIGGILTGAFTPTEAACVAAIFILVVSLFIVEGSKRSFFYKVFRDTVLTTASIMIILGASNILGWILSRERVPFFMAQWIGGLTDSPVVFLLLSALLLLIIGCFMESLSALVITVPVLLPIAIQFGVDPVHFGLVAILSLMIGLLTPPFGAAVFVISGATGIPIWTAFKGSLMFVPSLLIMLMLLIFVPELALFLVN, encoded by the coding sequence ATGGAACTCCCCGTCCTCATCGCGAGCATGTTCGTCCTGCTCGCCCTGCGGGTGCCGATCGCATTTGCGATTCTTGGCCCGTCCATGCTCTACCTCTCGCTCAATGGCTTCGCGCCTGACCTCTCGTTCCGCCTCGCAATTGAGGGCATCGAGAGCTGGCCCCTCCTTGCCGTTCCCCTCTTTGTGCTCGTCGGCGCCGCCGCCAACCACTCGGGGATCGCGGAGCGACTGTTTGACCTCGTGCTCGACATGATGGGCAAGGTTCGAGGCGCGCTCGGCTATGTGAACGTCACCGCGAGCCTCGGGTTTTCGTGGATGAGCGGTGCTTCGCTGGCGGATGTCGCGGGGCTCGGCTCTGTCGAGGTGAAGCAGATGCAGAAGCGCGGCTACTCCGACATGTTCTCGGCGGGAGTTACCACCGCGTCGTCGCTCATCGGCCCCATTATGCCGCCGAGCATTCCCGCAATCGTTTACGCGTCAATCGCCGGAGTGTCGACGGGAGCAATGTTCCTCGCGGGCATCGTGCCCGCACTCGTGATGTTCCTCATCCTCTGCCTCACGGTCTTTCTCTTTACGTTCCGCCGACCCGACCTCGCGGGGGAGCCCTTCAATGCGAAGCGCCTGTGGCGTTCGGCGAAGCGCGCGGTGCTCCCGATGATCGTGCCCGTCATCATCATCGGCGGCATCCTCACGGGCGCCTTTACCCCCACGGAGGCGGCCTGCGTTGCCGCGATCTTCATCCTCGTGGTCTCGCTCTTCATCGTGGAGGGCAGCAAGCGCAGCTTCTTCTACAAGGTGTTCCGCGACACGGTGCTGACGACCGCGTCAATCATGATCATCCTCGGTGCGTCAAACATCCTCGGCTGGATCCTTTCCCGCGAGAGGGTGCCGTTCTTCATGGCGCAGTGGATTGGCGGCCTCACGGACTCGCCCGTCGTGTTCCTGCTGCTCAGCGCGCTTCTCCTGCTAATCATCGGCTGCTTCATGGAGTCGCTGTCGGCGCTCGTCATCACGGTGCCGGTGCTACTGCCGATCGCCATCCAGTTTGGCGTCGACCCGGTGCACTTCGGCCTCGTCGCCATCCTGTCGCTCATGATCGGCCTGTTGACCCCGCCGTTCGGGGCCGCGGTATTCGTGATCAGTGGCGCAACGGGAATCCCGATCTGGACGGCCTTCAAGGGCTCCCTCATGTTCGTGCCGAGCCTGCTGATCATGCTTATGCTGCTGATTTTCGTGCCCGAGCTAGCCCTCTTCCTTGTCAACTGA
- a CDS encoding DctP family TRAP transporter solute-binding subunit, producing the protein MSMFTRRTAAIIGSAAALTLVLGGCSASGDSGSAEGKATEVVFGNSFAANHPHNSCGVDVVAEKVNDAKVGLEIVNYPESILGGDQERFRSVQTGDVQMNLDSPSNISAFSEPIGLLDRAFVLDGPEQLANFIKTDAYKELTDKVLEDADVRVIGAWYFGMRVFTSNKPITEPDDLKGLKTRFPNKPEYLESAYALGANPVGVSFDELYLALQQGTADSQENPVSAIASTNVQEVQDYISLSGHQTSVEFVVVSESFWKGLTDEQRETIQTAVDEAAVTAGECISDEESTILQEWADEGVIEVVQDVDRDAFRDHAETYWDENLTGVQREYYDLIKGEDLGEGWTAPVIK; encoded by the coding sequence ATGTCTATGTTCACGCGCCGCACCGCTGCCATTATCGGCTCGGCCGCGGCACTCACCCTGGTGTTGGGAGGCTGCTCCGCGAGTGGTGACTCCGGTTCAGCAGAGGGCAAGGCCACTGAGGTGGTCTTCGGCAACAGCTTCGCCGCGAACCACCCCCACAACAGCTGCGGCGTCGACGTCGTCGCCGAGAAGGTCAACGACGCCAAGGTCGGCCTTGAGATCGTGAACTACCCCGAGAGCATCCTCGGCGGCGACCAGGAGCGCTTCCGCTCCGTGCAGACCGGCGACGTGCAGATGAACCTCGACTCGCCGTCAAACATCAGCGCATTCTCCGAGCCAATCGGCCTGCTCGACCGCGCCTTCGTGCTCGACGGACCCGAGCAACTCGCGAACTTCATCAAGACGGATGCTTACAAGGAGCTCACCGACAAGGTGCTCGAAGACGCAGACGTGCGCGTCATCGGCGCCTGGTACTTCGGCATGCGGGTGTTCACTTCGAACAAGCCGATCACCGAGCCCGATGATCTCAAGGGCCTCAAGACCCGGTTCCCCAACAAGCCCGAGTACCTCGAGTCGGCCTACGCGCTCGGCGCGAACCCCGTCGGTGTCTCCTTCGATGAGCTCTACCTCGCCCTGCAGCAGGGCACGGCTGACTCGCAGGAGAATCCCGTGTCGGCGATCGCGAGCACCAACGTGCAGGAGGTGCAGGACTACATTTCGCTTTCCGGGCACCAGACGAGCGTTGAGTTCGTCGTCGTCTCCGAGAGCTTCTGGAAGGGCCTCACCGACGAGCAGCGCGAGACGATCCAGACTGCGGTCGACGAGGCAGCCGTCACGGCCGGCGAGTGCATCTCCGACGAGGAGTCCACGATCCTGCAGGAGTGGGCGGATGAGGGCGTCATCGAGGTCGTGCAGGATGTCGACCGCGACGCCTTCCGCGACCACGCCGAGACGTACTGGGACGAGAACCTCACGGGCGTGCAGCGCGAGTACTACGACCTGATCAAGGGCGAGGACCTTGGTGAGGGCTGGACCGCCCCCGTCATCAAGTAA